A DNA window from Comamonas fluminis contains the following coding sequences:
- a CDS encoding cell division protein FtsQ/DivIB, protein MNRNLPTANVPFDVKLMNITATVMFMGCLAACVAAVGWWLMRTPAFNIGRIVVEGELVHNNAVTLRANVAPVLKGNFFTVDLKAAQEAFEQVPWVQEAQVRREYPNGLRVALKEHVAEAFWGPETSTGLVDKSGEVFEANLGELDREGLPRLQGPDGSAQRVLKMYHTLAPVLEPLKVSLDNLTLDDRGGWQMTLDNEAQVKLGGGTTDEVLLRVQRFVRTLPQITSQYKRTAEALESADLRYDDGYALRLKGVTTGSTAPAAPARARR, encoded by the coding sequence ATGAACCGTAATCTGCCCACCGCCAACGTCCCGTTCGACGTCAAGCTCATGAACATCACTGCAACGGTGATGTTCATGGGGTGCTTGGCTGCGTGCGTGGCGGCTGTGGGCTGGTGGCTGATGCGGACTCCGGCCTTCAATATCGGCCGTATCGTGGTGGAAGGCGAGCTGGTGCACAACAACGCCGTGACTCTGCGTGCCAATGTGGCGCCGGTGCTCAAGGGCAATTTCTTTACTGTCGATCTCAAGGCGGCTCAGGAGGCATTCGAGCAAGTGCCCTGGGTGCAGGAGGCGCAGGTGCGCCGCGAGTACCCGAATGGCCTGCGCGTGGCGCTCAAGGAGCATGTCGCCGAGGCCTTCTGGGGCCCGGAAACCAGCACCGGTCTGGTGGACAAGAGCGGCGAGGTCTTTGAGGCCAACCTGGGAGAACTCGACCGTGAAGGGCTGCCGCGTCTGCAGGGCCCTGATGGCTCCGCTCAGCGTGTGCTGAAGATGTACCACACCCTGGCTCCCGTGCTGGAGCCTCTCAAGGTCAGCCTGGACAACCTGACGCTGGATGACCGCGGTGGCTGGCAGATGACGCTGGATAACGAGGCGCAGGTCAAGCTCGGCGGTGGAACCACCGACGAGGTGCTGCTGCGCGTGCAGCGCTTTGTGCGTACGCTGCCTCAGATCACTTCTCAATACAAGCGCACGGCGGAGGCTCTGGAGTCGGCCGACCTGCGTTACGACGACGGCTATGCCTTGCGACTCAAGGGCGTGACCACGGGTTCCACTGCACCGGCAGCACCTGCCCGGGCGCGGCGATAG
- the ftsW gene encoding putative lipid II flippase FtsW, with amino-acid sequence MTASFMTSLSTRMRSLFRSAEDKPIDVLPVRVGGPQYDRPTRTPASVLGLDQALIWVVIGLLAWSLVMVYSASIAMPDNPRFGKIEPYHFLLRHSMSIGMAFVAALLAFQVPMNVWERVARKMFIVSIVLLVAVLIPHVGTVVNGARRWLSLGIMNFQPSELAKFSVLIYAADYMVRKMEVKERFFRAVLPMGLAVVVVGVLLLAEPDMGAFMVIVVISMGILFLGGVNARMFFIIALLVVGAFAMIIATSEWRRERIFAYLDPWDEKHALGKGYQLSHALIAIGRGEIFGVGLGRSVEKLHWLPEAHTDFLLAVIGEEFGLVGLLLIAAVFFWLTRRIMLIGRQAIALDRVFAGLVAEGVAIWMGFQAFINMGVNLGALPTKGLTLPLMSFGGSAILMNLIAIAVVLRVDYENKLLMKGGHA; translated from the coding sequence ATGACAGCCTCCTTCATGACCAGCCTCTCCACACGCATGCGTTCGCTGTTTCGCAGCGCGGAGGACAAGCCCATTGATGTGCTGCCCGTGCGCGTAGGCGGGCCGCAGTACGACCGACCCACCCGTACCCCTGCCAGTGTGCTGGGGCTGGATCAGGCATTGATCTGGGTGGTCATCGGTTTGCTGGCATGGAGTCTGGTCATGGTGTATTCGGCCTCGATTGCGATGCCGGATAACCCCCGTTTCGGCAAGATTGAGCCTTATCACTTCCTGCTGCGCCACAGCATGTCGATCGGGATGGCTTTTGTGGCGGCGCTGCTGGCTTTTCAGGTGCCCATGAATGTCTGGGAGCGCGTGGCGCGCAAGATGTTCATCGTCTCCATCGTGCTTCTGGTGGCGGTGCTGATTCCGCACGTGGGCACCGTGGTCAATGGCGCCCGGCGCTGGCTGTCGCTGGGCATCATGAATTTCCAGCCATCCGAGCTGGCGAAATTCTCTGTGCTGATCTATGCCGCCGACTACATGGTGCGCAAGATGGAAGTCAAAGAGCGGTTCTTCCGCGCCGTCCTCCCCATGGGGCTTGCGGTGGTGGTGGTCGGGGTGCTGTTGCTTGCCGAGCCGGACATGGGTGCTTTCATGGTGATCGTGGTGATCTCCATGGGCATTCTGTTTCTGGGCGGCGTGAACGCGCGCATGTTCTTCATCATCGCGCTGCTGGTGGTGGGGGCGTTCGCAATGATTATTGCGACCTCGGAATGGCGTCGTGAACGCATTTTTGCCTATCTCGATCCCTGGGATGAAAAGCACGCCCTGGGCAAGGGCTACCAGCTCTCGCACGCGTTGATTGCGATTGGCCGTGGCGAGATCTTTGGTGTGGGCCTGGGCCGAAGTGTGGAAAAGCTGCACTGGTTGCCTGAGGCGCATACCGACTTCTTGCTGGCGGTGATCGGTGAAGAGTTCGGCCTGGTGGGCCTGCTGCTGATCGCTGCAGTTTTCTTCTGGCTGACTCGCCGCATCATGCTGATCGGCCGCCAGGCCATCGCGCTGGACCGGGTCTTTGCCGGACTGGTGGCGGAGGGCGTAGCGATCTGGATGGGCTTCCAGGCCTTTATCAATATGGGCGTGAATCTGGGTGCCTTGCCAACCAAGGGCCTGACTTTGCCGTTAATGAGTTTTGGCGGTTCGGCCATTTTGATGAATTTGATTGCGATAGCTGTGGTGCTCCGAGTCGATTATGAAAACAAGCTGCTGATGAAGGGAGGTCACGCATGA
- the mraY gene encoding phospho-N-acetylmuramoyl-pentapeptide-transferase: protein MLLMLAQWLQSISPEFGFLRVFQYLTLRAVMAALTALLIGLLVGPKAIRMLTALKIGQPVRGYGMETHLVKSGTPTMGGVLILFSIAVSTLLWFDLSNRFVWIVLLVTLGFGAIGWVDDWRKVVNKDPEGMRSGEKFFWQSVIGLLAALYLVFCISENNNSEVFALFISWVQSGFSMDLPPKAGLLVPFFKEISYPLGMLGFIILTYIVIVGTSNAVNLTDGLDGLAIMPVIMVGTALGIFAYVTGNATYAKYLLFPSIPGTGELMVFCGAIAGAGLAFLWFNAHPAQVFMGDVGALALGAALGTIAVIVRQEIVLAVMGGIFVAEAVSVMLQVTYFKYTKKRYGEGRRLLKMAPLHHHFEKSGWKETQVVIRFWIITMLLCLLGLSTLKLR, encoded by the coding sequence ATGCTGCTGATGCTGGCTCAATGGTTGCAGAGTATCTCGCCGGAATTTGGTTTTCTGCGTGTCTTTCAGTACCTAACACTGCGCGCCGTGATGGCCGCGCTTACTGCCCTGTTGATTGGTTTGCTGGTGGGCCCCAAGGCCATTCGCATGCTGACTGCACTCAAGATCGGCCAGCCCGTGCGCGGTTATGGCATGGAAACGCACCTGGTCAAAAGCGGCACACCCACCATGGGCGGGGTGCTGATTCTGTTTTCGATTGCGGTGTCTACCTTGCTGTGGTTTGACCTGTCCAACCGCTTTGTCTGGATTGTGCTGCTGGTCACGCTGGGCTTTGGCGCCATTGGCTGGGTAGATGACTGGCGCAAGGTTGTGAACAAAGATCCCGAGGGCATGCGCTCGGGTGAGAAATTTTTCTGGCAATCCGTCATTGGTTTGCTGGCTGCGCTGTATCTGGTGTTCTGCATTTCCGAGAACAACAACTCTGAGGTGTTTGCGCTGTTCATTTCCTGGGTGCAGTCTGGCTTTTCTATGGACTTGCCGCCCAAGGCCGGCTTGCTTGTTCCCTTCTTCAAGGAAATCAGCTATCCGCTGGGCATGCTGGGCTTCATCATCCTGACCTACATCGTGATTGTGGGCACCAGCAATGCCGTGAATTTGACGGATGGCCTGGATGGACTGGCCATCATGCCCGTCATCATGGTGGGTACCGCGCTGGGCATTTTTGCCTATGTGACGGGCAACGCGACCTATGCCAAATATCTGCTGTTCCCCAGCATCCCCGGAACGGGCGAGCTGATGGTGTTCTGCGGGGCTATTGCTGGTGCAGGTCTGGCCTTCCTCTGGTTTAACGCGCACCCTGCGCAAGTTTTCATGGGCGATGTGGGCGCACTGGCACTGGGCGCGGCACTGGGCACGATTGCTGTGATCGTGCGTCAGGAAATCGTGCTGGCCGTGATGGGCGGCATCTTTGTGGCGGAGGCAGTGTCTGTGATGCTGCAGGTGACTTACTTCAAGTACACCAAGAAGCGCTACGGCGAAGGCCGCCGTCTGCTGAAAATGGCGCCGCTGCACCACCACTTTGAAAAGAGTGGCTGGAAGGAAACGCAGGTCGTGATTCGTTTCTGGATCATCACCATGCTGCTGTGCCTGCTGGGTCTTTCGACTCTGAAGCTGAGGTAA
- a CDS encoding D-alanine--D-alanine ligase — translation MSKFGTDIDVKALGKVAVLMGGRSSEREVSLMSGAGVLSALQSKGVDAHKFDPAEQSLDQLKVQGFDRCFIALHGRYGEDGTVQGALELLDIPYTGSGVMASSIAMDKVMTKRIWRFEGLPTPDWRMVASADETRAAFAALGAPMIVKPARDGSSIGLTKVMNADECAKAYELAAKYDAEVLCEEFITGDETTCPVLGTGASARALPVIRIVAPEGNYDYQNKYFTDTTQYHCPSGLPADEEAEIQRIVEKAFRTLGCRGWARADIMIRGSDRKPFLLEINTSPGMTGHSLVPMAARASGVSYENLCLGILAMSTLDGAAEQS, via the coding sequence ATGAGCAAGTTTGGCACTGATATTGATGTGAAGGCGCTGGGCAAGGTTGCCGTGCTGATGGGGGGCCGCTCGTCCGAGCGTGAGGTCTCTCTGATGTCCGGCGCCGGTGTGCTGTCCGCACTGCAGTCCAAGGGTGTGGATGCGCACAAGTTCGATCCTGCAGAGCAAAGTCTGGACCAGCTCAAGGTGCAAGGCTTTGATCGCTGCTTTATCGCGCTGCATGGCCGCTATGGTGAAGATGGCACAGTGCAGGGCGCGCTGGAGTTGCTGGACATTCCCTATACCGGATCCGGTGTGATGGCCTCCAGCATTGCCATGGACAAGGTCATGACCAAGCGCATCTGGCGCTTTGAAGGACTGCCCACACCTGACTGGCGCATGGTGGCTTCGGCCGATGAAACCCGCGCAGCCTTTGCAGCACTGGGTGCGCCCATGATCGTCAAGCCCGCACGCGATGGCTCCAGCATTGGCCTGACCAAGGTCATGAACGCTGACGAATGTGCCAAGGCCTACGAACTGGCTGCCAAGTACGACGCAGAAGTGCTGTGCGAGGAATTCATCACCGGTGACGAAACCACCTGCCCCGTGTTAGGCACTGGTGCCAGCGCTCGTGCGCTGCCTGTGATTCGCATCGTGGCGCCTGAAGGCAACTACGACTATCAGAACAAGTACTTCACCGACACCACGCAGTACCACTGCCCAAGCGGTCTACCTGCGGATGAAGAAGCCGAGATCCAGCGCATTGTGGAAAAAGCCTTCCGCACGCTGGGCTGCCGAGGCTGGGCGCGTGCCGACATCATGATTCGCGGCAGTGATCGCAAGCCTTTCTTGCTGGAGATCAATACCTCTCCCGGCATGACAGGGCATTCTCTCGTCCCCATGGCTGCGCGCGCCTCTGGCGTGAGCTACGAAAACCTGTGCCTTGGCATTCTGGCCATGAGCACCCTGGACGGAGCAGCGGAGCAGTCATGA
- the murC gene encoding UDP-N-acetylmuramate--L-alanine ligase yields the protein MKHAIHHIHFVGIGGAGMSGIAEVLHNLGYVISGSDLADSTTLRRLAGLGIKTYVGHAADNVAGADAVVTSTAVHGDNPEVIAAREKKIPVVPRALMLAELMRFKQGIAIAGAHGKTTTTSLVTSVLAEAGLDPTFVIGGKLNSAGANAKLGHGDYIVVEADESDASFLNLLPVMAVVTNIDADHMETYGHDFGRLKQAFVDFLHRMPFYGRAILCIDSPAIREILPQVARPVTTYGFAEDAQVRAINVRAEAGRMCFTVKRQLGEHVYPDLDVVLSLPGEHNVLNALSAVVVAMELEISDEALLRALDGFKGVGRRFQRYGDLPASNGGTFTVIDDYGHHPVEMAATLAAARGAFPGQRLVLAFQPHRYSRTRDCFEDFVKVIGSADSVLLTEVYAAGESPIVAADGRSLARALRVAGKVEPVFVEDINDMPAAIAGNAQAGDVLLCMGAGSIGAVPGKLVEMLSNGEQAAQKGQAQ from the coding sequence ATGAAACACGCCATTCATCACATTCACTTTGTCGGCATTGGCGGCGCCGGCATGAGCGGTATTGCAGAGGTGCTGCACAACCTGGGCTACGTGATTTCGGGCTCTGACCTGGCCGACAGCACCACGCTGCGCCGCCTGGCGGGGCTGGGTATCAAGACATATGTGGGCCATGCCGCCGACAACGTTGCAGGTGCTGATGCGGTGGTGACCTCCACCGCCGTGCATGGCGACAACCCCGAAGTCATTGCCGCACGCGAAAAGAAAATTCCCGTCGTGCCCCGGGCACTGATGCTGGCCGAGTTGATGCGCTTCAAGCAGGGCATTGCCATTGCTGGTGCGCACGGCAAGACCACCACCACATCGCTGGTCACCAGCGTGCTGGCAGAGGCCGGGCTGGACCCGACTTTTGTGATTGGTGGCAAGCTCAACAGCGCAGGCGCGAATGCCAAGCTGGGTCATGGCGACTACATCGTGGTTGAAGCTGATGAGTCCGATGCCTCTTTCCTGAATCTGCTGCCTGTGATGGCCGTCGTTACCAATATCGACGCCGACCACATGGAAACTTACGGCCATGACTTCGGCCGTCTCAAGCAGGCCTTCGTCGATTTTCTGCACCGCATGCCCTTCTATGGCCGTGCCATTCTGTGTATCGACAGCCCTGCCATCCGCGAAATCCTGCCCCAGGTCGCTCGTCCTGTGACCACTTACGGCTTTGCCGAAGATGCACAGGTGCGCGCCATCAATGTGCGCGCCGAAGCTGGGCGTATGTGCTTTACCGTCAAGCGTCAGCTGGGTGAGCATGTCTACCCCGATCTGGATGTGGTGCTCAGCCTGCCGGGCGAGCACAACGTGCTCAATGCCCTGTCTGCCGTCGTAGTGGCCATGGAGCTTGAAATTTCCGACGAAGCGCTGCTGCGCGCTCTGGATGGTTTCAAGGGCGTGGGCCGGCGCTTCCAGCGCTATGGCGACTTGCCTGCCAGCAACGGCGGCACGTTCACCGTCATTGACGACTACGGCCACCACCCCGTGGAAATGGCGGCCACGCTGGCTGCGGCCCGTGGCGCTTTCCCGGGTCAGCGCCTGGTGCTGGCGTTCCAGCCGCACCGTTACAGCCGCACGCGTGATTGCTTTGAGGACTTTGTAAAAGTCATCGGCAGTGCAGATTCCGTGCTGCTGACCGAAGTCTATGCGGCCGGTGAGTCACCCATCGTCGCGGCGGATGGCCGTTCGCTGGCCCGTGCGCTGCGCGTGGCCGGCAAGGTGGAACCTGTGTTTGTGGAAGACATCAACGATATGCCCGCAGCGATTGCGGGCAATGCACAAGCGGGCGATGTGCTGCTGTGCATGGGTGCTGGCTCCATTGGTGCAGTGCCCGGTAAATTGGTTGAGATGCTCTCGAATGGTGAGCAGGCTGCGCAGAAAGGACAAGCGCAATGA
- the murG gene encoding undecaprenyldiphospho-muramoylpentapeptide beta-N-acetylglucosaminyltransferase yields the protein MTLSVQQNKPRTALVMAGGTGGHIFPGLAVAQELRVRGWNVHWLGAPGSMESRIVPPQGFALELIEFGGVRGKGAKTLLQLPFKLLKAFSQARAVMKRVQPDVVIGLGGYLTVPGGLMASLSGVPVVLHEQNSVAGMANKVVAKVAKRVFTAFPNVFAKGEWVGNPLRQAFIEQAAPAQRFAGRSGPLKLLVVGGSLGARALNEIVPKALALIPADQRPSVTHQSGTAQIDALRANYQAAGVQAELTPFIEDTAKAFAEADIIVCRAGASTVTEIAAVGAAAVYVPFPSAVDDHQTTNARFLVDAGAGWLQPQSTLSPQGLAEMLQNMQRATLLERAELAKKMQKIDATQKVVAACEELAA from the coding sequence ATGACGCTTTCTGTTCAGCAAAACAAGCCACGCACCGCACTGGTGATGGCCGGCGGCACTGGCGGCCATATCTTCCCCGGCCTGGCCGTGGCCCAGGAGCTGCGCGTGCGCGGCTGGAATGTGCACTGGCTGGGTGCGCCAGGCTCCATGGAGTCGCGCATCGTTCCGCCGCAAGGCTTTGCACTGGAGCTGATCGAGTTTGGCGGTGTGCGTGGCAAAGGCGCCAAGACCCTGCTGCAGCTGCCTTTCAAGCTGCTCAAGGCTTTTTCTCAGGCGCGTGCCGTGATGAAGCGTGTGCAGCCGGATGTGGTCATTGGTCTGGGCGGTTATCTGACCGTTCCAGGCGGTCTGATGGCCAGCCTGTCGGGCGTGCCCGTGGTGCTGCACGAGCAGAACTCTGTGGCTGGCATGGCCAACAAGGTCGTCGCCAAGGTGGCCAAGCGCGTGTTTACCGCCTTCCCCAATGTGTTTGCCAAGGGCGAATGGGTGGGTAACCCACTGCGTCAGGCCTTTATCGAGCAGGCGGCTCCCGCCCAGCGTTTTGCCGGGCGCTCCGGTCCGCTGAAATTGCTGGTGGTGGGCGGCAGTCTGGGCGCCAGGGCTTTGAACGAGATCGTGCCCAAGGCGCTGGCCCTGATTCCTGCAGATCAACGCCCCTCGGTGACGCACCAGAGCGGCACTGCCCAGATTGATGCCTTGCGTGCCAACTATCAGGCTGCGGGTGTGCAGGCTGAATTGACGCCTTTCATCGAAGACACGGCCAAAGCCTTTGCCGAGGCCGACATCATCGTCTGCCGTGCTGGTGCCAGCACGGTGACAGAGATCGCAGCAGTCGGTGCTGCGGCGGTCTATGTGCCCTTCCCATCAGCGGTGGATGACCACCAGACCACCAATGCGCGCTTCCTGGTGGATGCCGGTGCTGGCTGGTTGCAGCCACAAAGTACTTTGAGCCCCCAAGGGTTGGCTGAAATGCTACAAAATATGCAGCGTGCGACGCTGTTGGAGCGCGCTGAACTAGCGAAAAAAATGCAAAAAATCGATGCCACCCAGAAGGTGGTCGCCGCTTGTGAGGAGTTGGCCGCATGA
- a CDS encoding UDP-N-acetylmuramoyl-tripeptide--D-alanyl-D-alanine ligase: protein MMTLEKALELIQTHIPQARLVGNGKLEVARVHTDTRTLQNGDLFVALKGERFDAHEFLPQAQAAGAVAAIASHGLEAAGMSGIEVPDTLLALGALARAWRAQFDLPLIAVTGSNGKTTVTQMIASILRAHVGGPGDAALATRGNFNNSIGMPLNLLRMSGEHRIAVLEMGMNHPGEIAELAAIGQPTVALVNNAQREHQEFMGTVEAVARENGSVLGFLPQDGVAIFPAGDEYTPLWMQLAAGRTCLMFGEAADGAQVFASDVRWDSGAWSLQLNTLQGAASVQLHIAGRHNVRNALAAAASAHAAGVSLVAIARGLSAFEPVTGRSRALAVQVNAQSVTVVDDTYNANPDSVAAAIAVLAELPAPQLLVLGDMGEVGDNGPQFHAEAGELARQAGIAHFFALGEQSRFAATAFGSGAQHFESMTALQQAVCAVLPKVGSVLVKGSRFMKMEQVVQSIEACADGKQGNCGEASTCC, encoded by the coding sequence ATGATGACCTTGGAAAAAGCGCTGGAGCTGATCCAGACGCATATCCCCCAAGCCAGGCTGGTCGGTAACGGCAAGCTGGAGGTGGCGCGCGTGCACACGGATACACGCACGCTGCAGAACGGGGATTTGTTTGTGGCTCTCAAGGGCGAGCGTTTTGACGCCCATGAATTCCTGCCCCAGGCGCAGGCAGCCGGGGCTGTTGCTGCTATCGCCAGTCATGGGCTGGAGGCTGCAGGCATGTCCGGCATTGAAGTGCCCGATACCTTGCTGGCACTGGGCGCTCTGGCCCGTGCATGGCGCGCGCAGTTTGATTTGCCACTGATTGCCGTGACCGGCAGCAATGGCAAGACCACTGTGACACAGATGATTGCTTCCATCCTGCGTGCCCATGTGGGGGGGCCAGGTGATGCAGCACTGGCCACGCGCGGCAATTTCAACAACTCCATCGGCATGCCGCTGAATCTGCTGCGCATGAGCGGCGAGCATCGCATTGCCGTGCTGGAGATGGGCATGAACCACCCCGGCGAAATCGCCGAGCTGGCTGCCATCGGTCAGCCCACAGTGGCACTGGTGAATAACGCCCAGCGTGAGCATCAGGAATTCATGGGAACGGTGGAGGCCGTTGCCCGCGAAAACGGTTCGGTACTGGGTTTTCTGCCTCAGGATGGCGTGGCCATTTTTCCCGCAGGTGATGAATACACGCCGCTGTGGATGCAACTGGCGGCCGGTCGCACTTGCCTGATGTTTGGCGAGGCAGCCGATGGGGCTCAGGTCTTTGCCAGCGATGTGCGCTGGGACAGCGGTGCCTGGAGCCTGCAACTGAACACGCTGCAGGGCGCAGCTTCCGTGCAGTTGCATATTGCAGGCCGTCACAACGTACGCAATGCGCTGGCTGCAGCAGCCAGTGCCCATGCGGCTGGCGTATCTCTGGTGGCGATTGCCAGGGGCTTGTCGGCCTTTGAGCCGGTGACAGGTCGCTCGCGTGCGCTGGCTGTGCAGGTCAATGCTCAGAGCGTTACGGTGGTGGACGATACCTATAACGCCAATCCTGACTCGGTTGCGGCTGCGATTGCGGTGCTGGCCGAGCTGCCCGCACCCCAGTTGCTGGTGCTGGGCGATATGGGCGAGGTGGGTGATAACGGCCCGCAGTTTCATGCCGAAGCCGGTGAGCTGGCCAGACAGGCGGGTATTGCCCATTTCTTTGCTCTGGGCGAACAGAGCAGGTTTGCAGCGACTGCCTTTGGCAGCGGTGCTCAGCATTTTGAGAGCATGACCGCCCTTCAGCAGGCGGTGTGCGCAGTTTTACCCAAGGTAGGTAGTGTGTTGGTCAAGGGTTCGCGGTTCATGAAGATGGAGCAAGTAGTGCAGAGCATTGAGGCCTGCGCAGATGGCAAACAGGGCAACTGCGGGGAGGCCTCCACATGCTGCTGA
- the murD gene encoding UDP-N-acetylmuramoyl-L-alanine--D-glutamate ligase, which produces MQDEDLQPKTQTLMEESEAAVHAVSEENSAEVVEQQAVTASEIEAVEEQATDSAVAVDLAKALGAEPIPDISTLTAAKDAAAFVAQIFADPSVSDTADAEVTAAEQQPEEPLETVVELPPVPAHWPQGATQHLQGQRVLILGLGISGIAMARWCVRAGADVTVADTREAPPFLPALQAELPSVRFVAGEFTAALVDGQSLSSVYRSPGLSPASVAPVFNAARSIGLPTGGELDLFAFALKGLREAHGYAPKVLGITGTNGKTTVTSLTGQLLEHAGLSVGVAGNIGPSLLDTLSERIDAQTLPQAWVLELSSFQLDDCHGFEPSAATVLNITQDHLDWHGGMKAYADAKSHVFGEQGLMVLNREDPVVMAMLPAPVPVPGKRGKTFQRPHVTFGGDMPRQPGDFGLEVVNGMTWLVRAHEADETSKSKNVDDLHITRLMPADALRIRGRHNAINALSALALATGVGCSLAPLLYGLREYRGEPHRVQPVGRVSDVEYFDDSKGTNVGATVAALMGLGPDHRIVVILGGLGKGQDFAPLAAPVSRYVRAAVLIGQDAPQIREALADTGVKLVDAASMQEAVQHAARLAHANDAVLLSPACASMDMFKDYADRAHQFVEAVRELALDAGQQLEEGA; this is translated from the coding sequence ATGCAAGACGAAGACCTCCAGCCCAAGACCCAGACTCTGATGGAAGAGTCTGAAGCAGCGGTGCACGCAGTTTCAGAAGAAAATTCTGCTGAAGTCGTTGAACAGCAAGCGGTGACTGCTTCTGAAATTGAAGCAGTCGAAGAGCAAGCAACAGATTCTGCTGTAGCAGTGGATCTGGCGAAGGCTCTGGGTGCAGAGCCTATTCCGGATATTTCTACCCTGACCGCAGCCAAGGATGCTGCAGCCTTTGTGGCGCAGATTTTTGCGGACCCCAGTGTCTCTGATACTGCGGATGCAGAGGTGACCGCTGCTGAGCAGCAGCCCGAAGAGCCGCTTGAGACTGTGGTGGAGCTGCCGCCTGTGCCTGCACACTGGCCTCAGGGTGCGACTCAGCATTTGCAGGGTCAGCGAGTGCTGATTCTGGGTCTGGGTATTTCTGGCATCGCCATGGCGCGCTGGTGCGTGCGTGCAGGTGCTGATGTGACAGTGGCAGATACCCGTGAAGCACCGCCTTTCCTGCCCGCATTGCAGGCAGAGTTGCCCAGCGTGCGCTTTGTGGCGGGTGAATTCACCGCCGCCCTGGTCGATGGTCAAAGCCTGAGCTCCGTTTATCGCTCTCCAGGCCTGAGCCCCGCCAGCGTGGCTCCCGTCTTCAATGCGGCACGCAGTATTGGTTTGCCCACAGGTGGTGAGCTGGATCTGTTTGCCTTTGCCCTCAAAGGCCTGCGCGAAGCCCATGGCTATGCGCCCAAGGTGCTGGGCATTACCGGCACGAATGGCAAGACCACAGTGACCTCGCTGACCGGTCAGCTGCTGGAGCACGCGGGCTTGAGCGTGGGTGTGGCTGGCAATATTGGCCCCTCGCTGCTTGATACCTTGTCTGAACGCATTGATGCGCAAACCTTGCCTCAGGCATGGGTGCTGGAGCTGTCCAGTTTTCAGTTGGACGACTGCCACGGCTTTGAGCCTTCGGCGGCCACAGTGCTCAATATCACTCAGGACCATCTGGATTGGCATGGTGGCATGAAGGCGTATGCCGATGCCAAATCCCATGTGTTTGGTGAGCAGGGCCTGATGGTGCTGAACCGCGAAGACCCTGTGGTCATGGCCATGCTGCCAGCACCGGTTCCTGTGCCCGGCAAGCGCGGCAAGACTTTCCAGCGCCCCCATGTCACTTTTGGCGGAGACATGCCGCGCCAGCCCGGTGACTTTGGCCTGGAAGTTGTCAACGGCATGACATGGTTGGTACGTGCCCATGAGGCCGATGAAACCAGCAAGAGCAAGAATGTGGATGACCTTCACATTACCCGCCTGATGCCAGCAGATGCACTGCGCATTCGCGGCCGTCATAACGCTATCAACGCCTTGTCGGCGCTGGCATTGGCTACGGGTGTGGGCTGCTCTCTGGCACCGCTGCTCTATGGGCTGCGCGAATACCGTGGCGAGCCGCACCGCGTGCAGCCGGTAGGACGCGTCAGCGATGTTGAATACTTTGACGACAGCAAGGGCACCAATGTGGGCGCCACGGTCGCTGCCCTCATGGGACTGGGTCCCGATCACCGCATCGTGGTGATCCTGGGTGGCCTGGGCAAAGGGCAGGACTTTGCGCCGCTGGCTGCCCCCGTCTCGCGCTATGTGCGCGCTGCTGTGCTGATCGGTCAGGATGCGCCGCAGATTCGAGAAGCGTTGGCTGATACCGGGGTGAAGCTGGTGGATGCCGCTTCCATGCAGGAAGCGGTGCAGCACGCAGCGCGTCTGGCGCATGCCAATGATGCGGTGCTGCTCTCGCCAGCCTGCGCAAGCATGGACATGTTCAAGGACTATGCGGACCGCGCTCACCAGTTTGTGGAAGCGGTGCGTGAACTGGCACTCGACGCCGGCCAGCAACTGGAGGAGGGCGCATGA